A single region of the Serinus canaria isolate serCan28SL12 chromosome 11, serCan2020, whole genome shotgun sequence genome encodes:
- the FOXF1 gene encoding forkhead box protein F1, giving the protein MTAEAQQALSSQPPPPPVQSSYGPMSSVAEKQPQSSAMDAASAGTGGAAGSAPGSGGAPGSGGPKAKKTNAGIRRPEKPPYSYIALIVMAIQSSPSKRLTLSEIYQFLQSRFPFFRGSYQGWKNSVRHNLSLNECFIKLPKGLGRPGKGHYWTIDPASEFMFEEGSFRRRPRGFRRKCQALKPMYSMMNGLSFNHLPDSYGFQGSAGGLSCPPNSLSLEGGLGMMNGHLSSNVEGMGLAGHSVPHLPANGGHTYMGGCTGSSAGEYPHHDSSVPASPLLPAGGVMEPHSVYSSSASAWAPSASAALNTGASYIKQQPLSPCNPTANPLSSSLSTHSLDQPYLHQNSHNTADLQGIPRYHSQSPSMCDRKEFVFSFNAMASSSMHSAGSGSYYHQQVTYQDIKPCVM; this is encoded by the exons ATGACTGCAGAAGCGCAGCAGGCTCTGTCCTCTCAGCCCCCTCCTCCTCCGGTGCAGAGCAGCTACGGCCCCATGTCCTCCGTGGCTGAGAAGCAGCCGCAGAGCTCGGCCATGGACGCCGCCTCCGCGGGGACCGGCGGCGCGGCCGGCAGCGCCccgggcagcggcggggccCCGGGCAGCGGCGGCCCCAAGGCGAAGAAGACGAACGCGGGGATCCGGCGGCCGGAGAAACCGCCTTATTCCTACATCGCCCTCATCGTAATGGCTATCCAGAGCTCTCCCTCCAAACGCCTGACCCTCAGCGAGATCTACCAGTTCTTGCAGAGCCGCTTCCCTTTCTTCCGAGGCTCCTACCAGGGCTGGAAAAACTCGGTGCGCCACAACCTCTCGCTCAACGAGTGCTTCATCAAGCTGCCCAAGGGCTTGGGACGCCCGGGCAAGGGCCACTACTGGACCATCGATCCGGCCAGCGAGTTCATGTTCGAGGAGGGCTCGTtccgccgccggccccgcgggTTCCGGAGGAAATGCCAGGCGCTGAAGCCCATGTACAGCATGATGAACGGGCTCAGCTTCAACCACCTCCCCGACAGCTACGGCTTCCAGGGCTCGGCCGGCGGGCTCTCCTGCCCCCCCAACAGCCTCTCCCTCGAAGGGGGCTTGGGGATGATGAACGGGCATTTGTCCAGCAACGTGGAGGGGATGGGCCTGGCGGGACACTCCGTGCCTCACCTGCCCGCCAACGGTGGGCACACCTACATGGGCGGCTGCACCGGCTCCTCGGCCGGGGAATACCCGCACCACGACAGCTCCGTGCCCGCATCCCCGTTGCTCCCCGCCGGCGGCGTGATGGAGCCGCACTCGGTTTACTCCAGCTCGGCCTCGGCGTGGGCGCCCAGCGCCTCGGCGGCCCTCAACACCGGCGCGTCCTACATCAAGCAGCAGCCCCTGTCGCCCTGCAACCCCACGGCCAACCCgctctcctccagcctctccacGCATTCCCTCGACCAGCCCTACCTGCACCAGAACAGCCACAACACCGCCGACCTCCAAG GCATCCCGCGGTATCACTCGCAGTCTCCGAGCATGTGCGACAGAAAGGAATTCGTCTTCTCTTTCAACGCCATGGCCTCCTCCTCCATGCATTCGGCGGGCAGCGGCTCCTATTACCACCAACAAGTGACATACCAGGACATCAAGCCGTGCGTTATGTGA